DNA from Mesorhizobium sp. DCY119:
GGAGGCCCAGATTTCTTCAGTGCTGCCGGCGCAAAAGGCCACGGCCGAAGCCACGCTTGCCCAGGCGCAGGTCGAGCTGGACAAGACGGTCGTCTATGCGGGCGTGGACGGAACGCTTGAGCAGTTCACTTTGCGCAAGGGAGATATCGTCAATCCCGTGATGCGGCCGGCGGGCGTGCTGATACCGACAGAAGCCGGCAGGGAGGCGCTCGTCGCGGGCTTCGGCCAGCTCGAGGCGCAGGTCATGAAGATCGGCATGGTCACCGAAGCCACCTGCATCTCGAAGCCGATGACCATCATACCGATGGTCATAACCGAGGTGCAGGATCTTATCGCAGCCGGCCAGGTCCGGGCATCGGACCAGTTGATCGACCCTCAGCAGGTGATAAAGCCCGGCACGATCACCGTCTTCATGGAACCGCTTTTCGAAGGCGGGCTCGACGGCGTCCCGCCCGGCAGCAGCTGCATCGTCAATGCCTACACCAACAATCACGACCTTCTCGCGGCAAAGGATCTGAGCACCTCCAAATGGGTGTTTCTCCATGTCATCGACACGGTCGGGGTGGTCCACGCCATCATACTGAGATTGCAGGCGCTGCTGCTCCCCGTGAAGACGCTCGTCCTCTCCGGGCATTGAAATCAGCGCTGCGCGCAGCGGACGAGATCGCAGTCAGAACCGGCTCGACCTGTATGGCGCAAGCAGCGGATCTTCCACGCCATGAGCTATTTCCGATGATGCGAGCCGCCCGATCAACGGGGCCAGCATCACTCCGACATGCATGACGGACAGATACAAGCCGGCGATCCTGGGAACCCATCCGACAATGGGTAAACCATCTGCTGGAACGGGCCTTATACCGACCTGGACATCCATCAGTTCGACTTCCTCGCCACCGACGAGCTGCTGCCTGATTGCGGCCAGCGCGCGCTGCGCCACGGCCTCAGGTCCGTTCTCCGCGGAGGCGTCGATATAATCTTCCGCGCCGACCATGGTCGTATCGGTCTGGGGCCGTATCTCCATGTGCTGGTTGCACACCACCCGGCTGACCAGGCGGCGAGGCGTGCGAAAGCGCATCAGGATGCAGGGCGAGGCGTCCAGCGGCAGCGTGAGGCCGAGCGGTTGGGACAAGGTCTTTGTCCCAACGCCTGCCGCCAGCACGACGGCGTCCGCCTCGATCTTGCCGGCGGAAGTCACAACGCCGGTCACCCCCGAATCCTGCGTAGCCAGGGACAGGACTTCGGTATCGAGCCGGATATCGGCGCCTGCCTCCCTTGCCGCCTGAACGAGAAGCTCCGTTACAGCCACGGGATCGATAGCGCCTTCGCCTGCTGCGAAGGCGGCACTGTCGGGCAGGTTCTTCAGGTTCGGTTCAAGGGCGGCTATCTCGTCGCGCCGAATGAGCCGCACGTCATGCCCCATGGCGGCGCTGTCGTGAGCAAGGCGTTCGGTATCGATGGAATTGGCGTGCCAGGTCAATGCACCTGACCAGTCGACCCGAAGCCGCCCGCTCAGCTCGCTTTCCAGCCTGTGCCACTCGCCGATGCCCCGCTTGCGCAGTTCCGGATAGGTCTCGGGCAGGCCGTGGGACACGTTGATCCATGCGAACGACCGATGCGTCACGCCGCCGGCAGGCTTTGCCCTGTCGACAAGCGTAACCGCCACATTCAGCCTGGCCAGATGATAGGCGATGGAAGCGCCGACAATCCCGGCTCCCACGATAACGACGCTTGATCGCCGTGATGTCATTTCTGTGCCCGCCCCGTTTTCCCCGATTGGTGTCGCAAACTTCCCGATCAGGCAACTGTTTTTGCAGCCGGCATTCGCGGCATCTCAACGGGCAGTTTGCCCGATCCCCACGCTCGTGTTTAATGGCGCAGGCGGCCAGCCATGAGCAGGAGAGCTCGCAATGGATTTCATGCGATTGCTGAAGTCGCTCGAGGAACTCCTCTATGAGCTGGCGTCATGGCTGCTGTTCTATCCGCTGACCATGTGGCGAACGTTGCGCCGTCCGACAGCGATGATGCGCTACGCCGACGTGGAGCTCGCCGATACACAGGCCGAGCAATATATCGACACGCTGAGCCCGCCGCTGTTCCTGCTCATCACCTTGCTGCTTGCGCACGGAATAGAGCTCAGCCTGCGCGATGCCGCCCCATGGGTGCTGCCTGCGATCCTGGCCAGCGATTCCAACCTGCTGATCTTTCGCGGTGTCGCGTTCAGCATCTTTCCGCTGCTGATGTCCCTGAAGATGCTGCGCCACCGCGGCATCCGGCTCGACCGCCATACGCTCAAGCCGCCCTTTTACAGCCAGTGCTATGTCGCCGCACCTTTCGCCTTTTCGTTCAGCCTGCTCGGGTCCCTGTCGCGCATGCACAACCCCACCGTGGTCGCATCGGGGATGGTTATCTTCGCCATCTCCCTGATCTGGTACGTGGTGATCGAGACGCGCTGGTTCGCGTCCCATCTCAAACTGTCGACCGGACGCGCGGCGTTCATGGTGATCGTCACGGTTTGCCAGGCGATACTGATCATGTTCCTGGCCGGAGCGGCCATCGTCTATGGTCTGGGCTCCGGCATCACTCGGTGAAGCTGCGTTTCCCGCCCGCCACACTCACAGCGTCTCCTCCAGATCGGTCTTCAGCCGGTCCAGCACCTCGGTTGCGTAGGCCGCGTAAGGCCCGATCCAGCGATCGTGGATGTGCTTGATCGGCAGGGGGTTGAGATGGTTCCAGCGCTCACGCCCCTCGCGGCGCACGATGATCAGGTCCGCCTCCTCCAGCACCTTCAGATGCTGCATCACCGTGCAGCGATCGAGTGCGGGAAAGCGGGTGCAAAGCTCGCCAGTCGTCTGGGGATCATCCTTGAGCACATCGAGGATCGAGCGTCGGGTCGACGCCGCCAACGCCTTGAAAATCATGTCGTTTTCACCATCGCTTGACATGTTATGTTTTTATAACATAATTGCCGCAAGAACAAGGAGAAAAGATCATGGAACTGAAGTTCAATGTCAGTGCACGGGTCTCGAAACCTGTTGCTGAAGTCTTCGAAGCAGTGGTCGATCCCGCCCAGCTGTCGCGCTATTTCACCACCGGCGGCGCCAAGGGGCGGCTTGAGACGGGCGCCACCGTCACCTGGGACTTTCATGACTTTCCCGGCGCCTTTCCGGTCCATGTCGTCGAGGTCGAGAAGGACCGCAAGATCGTCCTGCAATGGGAGGCCAATGAGGGCGCGCCGTCGGACGGCGAGGCGGCGGTCACCGCATCCACCGGCTACATGACCACGGTGACGATGACGTTTGAGTCGCTAGAGGGTAACCGCACGCTGGTCTCCATCGCCGAGGAAGGCTGGCGCGAGACGCCGACCGGCCTGAAGGCCTCCTACGGCAATTGCCAGGGCTGGTCGCAGATGCTGTGCGCGCTGAAAATCTGGCTCGAGCACGGCATCAACCTGCGCGAAGGCATGTACAAATAGCTACGCGGCCCGGCTCTCGAGCTTTCAGACAATCCGATAGACACGAAAGGGAATTTCTTAACGCCGGCCGGCGCATCATGGCCCGCGTAGAACCGCGAAGTTGCGGAGATGGAAATGCGACGCTCCCGCATTATCGCGACAGGTGTCCTGCTGGCTTTGCTCGGCGCTGCAATCCCCATTGCCGCGATGGCCTATATGTCGTGGGCGATTGCGGTGCAGAAGGAGCAAGCCCTCCTGACGCTGTTTGCCGATCGCACGATCGTGCGGGCGAACAACACCTTCCGCGAAGCGAAAGACGCGCTCGATGCCGTCGAAGCCACGCCGTTCATCCCCTGTTCGGAAGAGCACATCGCGCGCATGCGGCTCCTCACGGTCAATACACCTGCCATTGAGGAAATGGGGTATTTCGAAAACGGTTTCCTCAAATGCACGTCCTGGGGACAGACGGCAGGTAAAATCGCGCTGACGCCTGCAGACTATGTGACGCCGGACGGGCTGGACGTGAAATTGCGGATAGCGCCGCGGGTCACCCGAGGCAACCCGATGATGGCTCTGCGTCGTGGCAGGCACAATGTTCTCGTCGTGCCCTCACGCTTTGTCGATGTCCTGGTCGACGACAGCATGTCGCTGGCGCTGACCAACGACCAGGGCACGCTGATCGATACGCTCAACGCCCCGGACGCAGCGCTCGTCAAATCCGCGATCGGCAATCCGCAGGACGGCATGACCGACGACGCACTGTACGCCGTGGCGCGCGACACCGGCCTTGTCGCGGTCGTCACCGAACCGAAAGCGAAACTCGCCGGCAAACTTCGACAGGAGCAAATGTTTCTCCTGCCCATCGGGGCATTCATCGCGGCCTTCATCGTCGGCGTCGTCGTCTGGCTGTCGCGAAAACAGCTTTCGCCGCTGGGTGAGCTTGCGATCGCCGTGCGCAATCGCGAATTCATCGTGCACTACCAGCCTATCGTCGAACTCAAGTCCGGCATATGCGTCGGCGCGGAGGCGCTGGTGCGCTGGAAGCGCCCCGATGGCAGCATCGTCCGCCCCGATCTGTTCATTCCGCTGGCGGAAGAGAGCGGCCTGATCATGCCGATCACCGATCAGGTTTTCGAGGCCATCGTCTTCGACCTGAACCGGATGCTGGTCGAGGACCGTACGCTCCACATCGCCATCAACATCTGCGCCGCCGACATCAAGTCCGGCCGAATTCTCGATTTCATAGAAGACAGGCTGCGCCACACCGGCATCAGGCCGACGCAGATATGGCTGGAGGCGACCGAGCGCGGCTTCATCGACATCGACGCCGCGCGCGTGACGCTCGGCCGGGCGCGCGCGTTCGGTCATTCGGTGGCGATCGACGATTTCGGCACCGGCTATTCCAGCCTGCAATATCTCCAGGGCCTGCCGATGGATGCGCTGAAAATCGACAAGTCCTTCGTCGACACGGTCGGCAAGAACACGGCCACAAGCTCGGTGACGTCCCACATCATCGACATGGCGAAGGCGCTCGGCCTCTATACGGTGGCGGAGGGCATCGAGACCGCAGGACAGGCGGACTACCTCAAAGCGCAGGGCGTCGATTTCGGGCAGGGATGGCTGTTCTCCAGGGCGCTGCCTGCCGCCGAATTCATCGCCTATCATCGCCGCAGCAAGGAGACTTACGGCACGGCGCCCGAGGTCATTCAGGTGCTGGCCGTTGCCGGATCGGCCCGAGGCTGATAAAGCACGGCGCATTCATTCACGGGGCAAGACCATGGGACCCACCAAGTCAGCAGACAAGTAAGCCGCAGCAACTCGACTGTTGTTGCGGCGTCTGTCCCGTCATTCCCGGTTTGAAATACCGACCCTAAAGGGAAGGCAGATCGCCGCCAGATCTTACCCATTTGAGCGGATGCATAATCGTGCCTTATCAAAACTCCCCTTCTCCCACGCCGAAGGCGTGGAACTACGCCCTGCCCTCAGCCCTGCTGCTGATGGCGCCCTTCGACATCCTGGCCTCGCTGGCCATGGATATTTACCTCCCGTTCGTTCCGGCGATGCCCGGCATCCTCGGCACCACGCCGGCGGTCGTGCAACTGACGCTGAGCCTCTACATGATCATGCTCGGGCTCGGCCAGATCGTCTTCGGGCCTATCTCCGATCGCATCGGCCGCCGTCCGGTGCTGATCGGCGGGGCGCTGCTCTTTGCGGCGAGTTCGTTCCTGCTTGCCGGCACCTCGTCGGCTGCGATCTTCGTCGTGCTGCGCCTGCTGCAGGCGGCGGGCGCGTCGGCGGCACTGGTCGCCACCTTTGCCACGGTTCGCGATGTCTATGCCGAGCGGCCGGAAGGTGCTGTCATCTACAGCCTGTTCAGCTCCATGCTGGCTTTCGTGCCGGCGCTCGGCCCGATCGCCGGCGCAGTGATTGCCGATCATCTCGGCTGGCGTTTCATCTTCGTCACGCTCGGCGTGCTGGCAGTCTTGGCTTCGCTGAATGCGATGCCGCGATGGCATGAAACGCGGCCTGCAGGCACGTCGGCAAAGCGGCCGGCTTTCAGGCCGATCCTGAAGAGTTTTACGTTCTGGACCTACACGCTCGGCTTCAGTGCGGCGATGGGCGCGTTCTTCGTCTTCTTCTCGACGGCGCCGCGCGTGCTTATCGGCCGTGCCGGCTTCTCCGAGATGGGATTCAGCATCGCCTTCGCCACCGCGGCACTTGTGATGATCGCCACCACGCGCTTCGCCAAACGCTTCGTCGCGCGTTGGGGCATTGCCGGCAGCCTTGCTCGCGGCATGGCGATGCTGCTTCTCGGTGCGGCGCTGCTGGTGGCGGGACAGTGCTTGTTCGAACCGTCCTTCTGGACCTTTGTCCTGCCGATGTGGGTCATCTCGGTTGGCATCGTCTTCGCCGGCTCAGTTAGCGCAAACGGCGCGCTGCAGGCGTTCGGCGATGTCGCAGGTACTGCGGTCGCGCTTTATTTCTGCGTCCAGAGCCTGATCGTCGGTATCATCGGCACGCTATTGGTCGTGCTGCTCGGCGGCGACACGGCATGGCCGCTGGCCGGCTATTGCATGGTCATGGCGCTGGTCACGCTGGGCATGCTCGCGCTGTTGCAAAGCCGGCAAAGCACCTGACAGAGCGCCGGACCAAACTCGACCCCCACTCCGTCTCGGCTTCGCCGAGCCACCTCTTCCCCGTTCGCAGGGGGGAGAGGTGTCACGCGAAGCGTGACGGAGTGGGGGTCGACCGTACCGTAGGCGATTGCCCTGCCATAAACTGGGAGAAGGAGGCTGGCCGCAACGCTGACGACCCCCTCTCCCCGTCCTTCACGGGGAGAGGGTAAGGGTGAGGGGCATTTTCGCACCAAAGACCTGAAACGATCTAGCCGATTCTGAGGAGATGATTATCCCAGACATAGTCAGCTTCCTCGACCGTCCCACCGTCGGCATCCACGATTTCGCCCGTGCCGGTGGTGGCGCGGAAGCCGGCATGGTCGGGCGCAAGCCCGCAGACCTCGCGCAGCGATTGGTCCGAGACGATCCTGCCGCTCGCCGCCTCGAAAACGGCGAAGGAATTGCCCTGCGGCGACGATACCGCGACCATACCGGCATCGCGGTTGGCGGCGACCGAGCCGATATAGTTGCGGAAGCCGCCGAGCACGTCTTCCGGCATGTCGAGAAGCTGAAGCCCCTTGCCGCGCTCGGCCTTGCCGACGAGCGAAGGCTTTTCGGTTGCCGGGCCTCTGTGCTGGCAGCCGAACCAGATTGCGCCCGTTGCGTCCGTATCCATGTGGCGAATCGAAAGCTGGTGTAGCGCTGGGGGCAATTCATGGCTTTCGATCAGGTCGCCCGAGACGCGATCGACGAACACCAGCGACGGCTTCATCGTCGACAGGTTCATCTCGGCACGGCCGAAATCCGGATGGGTCTCGATGCCGCCATTGGCGATGGCCAGCGTCCTGCCATCATCGAGCAACAGCAGCTCATGTGGCCCGACGCCATGAGTCGGAAATTCGCCCAGCCGCCGAAAACCGTCGCGCGCATCATAGATGCCGACCATGCCGGCGGCGTTGTCGAAATCATTCTCGGTCGCATAGAGCAGCGCGCCGTCCGGCGAAAAGACGCCATGGCCGAAGAAATGACGGTCCGGCAGGCTGGCGACGGTCTGCGGCGCGGCCTTGCCGGTGGGGTCGAAGGCGACGAAGAAGGTTCCCGGCTGGCGCGCGAACACCACGGACTTTCCCGATATCGGATCGAAGGTCAC
Protein-coding regions in this window:
- a CDS encoding metalloregulator ArsR/SmtB family transcription factor, translated to MSSDGENDMIFKALAASTRRSILDVLKDDPQTTGELCTRFPALDRCTVMQHLKVLEEADLIIVRREGRERWNHLNPLPIKHIHDRWIGPYAAYATEVLDRLKTDLEETL
- a CDS encoding DUF1513 domain-containing protein, yielding MRTPLIDRRDFLKAAGAAFAASLAPAAWAKTLDADAVFATAYQKRDGSYGAAILSEAGKLLHQVDLPDRGHDVTFDPISGKSVVFARQPGTFFVAFDPTGKAAPQTVASLPDRHFFGHGVFSPDGALLYATENDFDNAAGMVGIYDARDGFRRLGEFPTHGVGPHELLLLDDGRTLAIANGGIETHPDFGRAEMNLSTMKPSLVFVDRVSGDLIESHELPPALHQLSIRHMDTDATGAIWFGCQHRGPATEKPSLVGKAERGKGLQLLDMPEDVLGGFRNYIGSVAANRDAGMVAVSSPQGNSFAVFEAASGRIVSDQSLREVCGLAPDHAGFRATTGTGEIVDADGGTVEEADYVWDNHLLRIG
- the cml gene encoding CmlA/FloR family chloramphenicol efflux MFS transporter, whose product is MPYQNSPSPTPKAWNYALPSALLLMAPFDILASLAMDIYLPFVPAMPGILGTTPAVVQLTLSLYMIMLGLGQIVFGPISDRIGRRPVLIGGALLFAASSFLLAGTSSAAIFVVLRLLQAAGASAALVATFATVRDVYAERPEGAVIYSLFSSMLAFVPALGPIAGAVIADHLGWRFIFVTLGVLAVLASLNAMPRWHETRPAGTSAKRPAFRPILKSFTFWTYTLGFSAAMGAFFVFFSTAPRVLIGRAGFSEMGFSIAFATAALVMIATTRFAKRFVARWGIAGSLARGMAMLLLGAALLVAGQCLFEPSFWTFVLPMWVISVGIVFAGSVSANGALQAFGDVAGTAVALYFCVQSLIVGIIGTLLVVLLGGDTAWPLAGYCMVMALVTLGMLALLQSRQST
- a CDS encoding HlyD family secretion protein codes for the protein MIEVLLCSIVTILPDFLYRRFVQGKRIGRELTLYSVWYELRYGITACIMLTISLLTLILYFHPSTNSAVSFYRTVPIIPEGVGRVEEVYAGFREKVKAGQPIFKLDSSEQEAALETARRRVSEIDATLELAKTDLAGADAKIQEAQSAYQQAVDELDTKTELQKRNANAVAQREIEKLRNIVEGRQAGVSAVLAGKQSVEAQISSVLPAQKATAEATLAQAQVELDKTVVYAGVDGTLEQFTLRKGDIVNPVMRPAGVLIPTEAGREALVAGFGQLEAQVMKIGMVTEATCISKPMTIIPMVITEVQDLIAAGQVRASDQLIDPQQVIKPGTITVFMEPLFEGGLDGVPPGSSCIVNAYTNNHDLLAAKDLSTSKWVFLHVIDTVGVVHAIILRLQALLLPVKTLVLSGH
- a CDS encoding EAL domain-containing protein, with protein sequence MEMRRSRIIATGVLLALLGAAIPIAAMAYMSWAIAVQKEQALLTLFADRTIVRANNTFREAKDALDAVEATPFIPCSEEHIARMRLLTVNTPAIEEMGYFENGFLKCTSWGQTAGKIALTPADYVTPDGLDVKLRIAPRVTRGNPMMALRRGRHNVLVVPSRFVDVLVDDSMSLALTNDQGTLIDTLNAPDAALVKSAIGNPQDGMTDDALYAVARDTGLVAVVTEPKAKLAGKLRQEQMFLLPIGAFIAAFIVGVVVWLSRKQLSPLGELAIAVRNREFIVHYQPIVELKSGICVGAEALVRWKRPDGSIVRPDLFIPLAEESGLIMPITDQVFEAIVFDLNRMLVEDRTLHIAINICAADIKSGRILDFIEDRLRHTGIRPTQIWLEATERGFIDIDAARVTLGRARAFGHSVAIDDFGTGYSSLQYLQGLPMDALKIDKSFVDTVGKNTATSSVTSHIIDMAKALGLYTVAEGIETAGQADYLKAQGVDFGQGWLFSRALPAAEFIAYHRRSKETYGTAPEVIQVLAVAGSARG
- a CDS encoding permease, with the translated sequence MDFMRLLKSLEELLYELASWLLFYPLTMWRTLRRPTAMMRYADVELADTQAEQYIDTLSPPLFLLITLLLAHGIELSLRDAAPWVLPAILASDSNLLIFRGVAFSIFPLLMSLKMLRHRGIRLDRHTLKPPFYSQCYVAAPFAFSFSLLGSLSRMHNPTVVASGMVIFAISLIWYVVIETRWFASHLKLSTGRAAFMVIVTVCQAILIMFLAGAAIVYGLGSGITR
- a CDS encoding FAD-binding oxidoreductase, which encodes MTSRRSSVVIVGAGIVGASIAYHLARLNVAVTLVDRAKPAGGVTHRSFAWINVSHGLPETYPELRKRGIGEWHRLESELSGRLRVDWSGALTWHANSIDTERLAHDSAAMGHDVRLIRRDEIAALEPNLKNLPDSAAFAAGEGAIDPVAVTELLVQAAREAGADIRLDTEVLSLATQDSGVTGVVTSAGKIEADAVVLAAGVGTKTLSQPLGLTLPLDASPCILMRFRTPRRLVSRVVCNQHMEIRPQTDTTMVGAEDYIDASAENGPEAVAQRALAAIRQQLVGGEEVELMDVQVGIRPVPADGLPIVGWVPRIAGLYLSVMHVGVMLAPLIGRLASSEIAHGVEDPLLAPYRSSRF
- a CDS encoding SRPBCC family protein, whose product is MELKFNVSARVSKPVAEVFEAVVDPAQLSRYFTTGGAKGRLETGATVTWDFHDFPGAFPVHVVEVEKDRKIVLQWEANEGAPSDGEAAVTASTGYMTTVTMTFESLEGNRTLVSIAEEGWRETPTGLKASYGNCQGWSQMLCALKIWLEHGINLREGMYK